The segment ATCGTGGCGAGCGCCCGTCAGGTGCTGGCGGCCGGGTTCGCCGGGGTCCATCTCGACCTGGAGCCGCTGCACTCCGGCAATGCCGACTATCTGCGGCTGCTGGACCGGCTCGGGCCCGTGGTCCGGGGCCGGGGAGCGGTGCTCTCCGTCGCCGTCCACCAGATCGATCCGCTGCCCGGACTGCACACCGTCAGCGGGGCGCTGACGGGCCACCGCAAGTGGATATCCCAGCGGTTCTTCGGTCAGGTGGCGCGCCGGGTCGACCAGATCGCCCTGATGTCGTACGACACCGGGCTGCTGGCCGAGAGCCTCTACGGCGGTTATGTGGCGCAGCAGACCCGGCTGGCGCTGGCGGCGACGGGGCCGCACACCGATCTGCTGATGGGGCTGCCGTTCTTCCACACCGAGAGCGTCGGCCATCACGCCTCCGCGGAGACGGTACGGGCCGCGGTGCGGGGCATACGGCTGGGGCTGACCCGCGAGGAGCCTGTCCGCCGGCGGTTCGGTATGGCGCTGTATGTCGACTTCGCCGCCACGGACGAGGACTGGGCCGCGTACGGGAAGGGCTGGGGCCGGCGGCACCGGTCATAATGGGCGCCCAGACATCGGATGTCTGGGCGGTATCCGGGCGGGTCCAGCGGGGAGGTCGGCATGGCGGTCACCGACGAGGCCATCGAGAAGATCAAGGGCATGATCGTCTCCGGGGCGCTGCGGCCGGGCGACCGGCTGCCGAAGGAGAGCGAGCTGGCGGCCGAGCTCGGACTGTCCCGCAACTCCCTGCGCGAGGCGGTGCGCGCGCTCTCCCTCATCCGCATCCTGGACGTGCGCCAGGGCGACGGCACCTACGTCACCAGCCTCGATCCGCAACTCCTGCTGGAGGCCATGAGTTTCGTGGTGGACTTCCACCGCGACGACACGGTGCTGGAGTTCCTCGCCGTCCGCCGCATCCTGGAGCCGGCCGCCACGGCGATGGCGGCCGGCCGGATCGGGACGGCGGAACTGGACGCCCTGGAGGCCCAGTTGGACGCGCTGGGGCCGAGCCCCTCGGTCGAGGATCTGGTCGCCTGCGATCTGGAGTTCCACCGGGGGATCGTC is part of the Streptomyces platensis genome and harbors:
- a CDS encoding FadR/GntR family transcriptional regulator codes for the protein MAVTDEAIEKIKGMIVSGALRPGDRLPKESELAAELGLSRNSLREAVRALSLIRILDVRQGDGTYVTSLDPQLLLEAMSFVVDFHRDDTVLEFLAVRRILEPAATAMAAGRIGTAELDALEAQLDALGPSPSVEDLVACDLEFHRGIVAASGNSVLCSLLEGLSGPTTRARVWRGLTQKDAVARTLTEHRAILGALRDRDAEAARAWATVHIASVEQWLRASL